In the genome of Roseiconus lacunae, the window TTGGCAGATGGGCCGTGGGTCGGGAGCACGTCGATCAGGAGCGCAGTGGGCGATGCGTGACGGAGATTGGAAGCTGATTGGAAATCCTCGCGACACGACACTCCCACAGACCCAGCAAGTTGCGGGAGGCAAATTGAAGGAATCGCTGTTCCTGGTAAATTTGCAGTCCGATCCTGGAGAACAAACCAACGTCGTCGATCGATATCCCGACATCGTCAAACGCTTGCAGGCGATGAAGGATGATGTTCTAGCCGACTTTGACTGATGTCCCCCGTGGTGGGCTTGCAGCAGGCTCGCACGTTTCGAACATTTCCGGAAATCGATTGATGCTAACTTGTGAGTCGACAGCGCTCGCGGCGGGCCCCGGCATCGGTGCCCCAGCCACTGACGTACGCGCGTTCGGCTGACGGGTCCAGGTTCGGTTCTTACCTTTCTATCCCTCACTAATTATCCCAAAGTTGATTCGATGCCGTTGTGCCGCATCCCTAAAAGCGACGGAACCACCCAGTACGCGTTTTACCGTGACGGAAACATTTGCCCGGTCGACTCGATCGTCGACGGTCCGGTTACCGATGAGAACGTGTTTGAACTAGCGACCGAAATCATCGGGGCGGGAAACGCCGCTGCGGATGATTCCTTCCAACCGGCACCAGCGGTGTTGTTGCCGCCGACGCCGACACCAGAAAAGATCTTTTGTATTGGGCTGAATTATCGCGACCATGCGATCGAGACGGGGGCCGAAATCCCGACCGAACCAGTTGTCTTTAGCAAATTCAACACGGCATTGATTGGCCACGGTCAAACGATCGAACTTCCCGCGATTTCAACGAAGGTTGACTACGAAGCCGAACTGGTGGTTGTGATCGGGAAAGAAGCGAAGGACGTTGCAGCCGAACAGGTGATGGAATGTGTCTTTGGATACGCCTGTGGGCATGACGTGTCGGCACGTGATTGGCAAAAGGGCCGCCCCGGCGGACAGTGGCTGTTGGGGAAGACATTCGATACCTTCGCCCCCGTTGGCCCCTGCGTCACCTTGCGTCAAGAACTGCCCGACCCGTCGAATTTACGCGTCCAAATGGAACTCAACGGTGAAATCGTTCAGGACA includes:
- a CDS encoding fumarylacetoacetate hydrolase family protein; amino-acid sequence: MPLCRIPKSDGTTQYAFYRDGNICPVDSIVDGPVTDENVFELATEIIGAGNAAADDSFQPAPAVLLPPTPTPEKIFCIGLNYRDHAIETGAEIPTEPVVFSKFNTALIGHGQTIELPAISTKVDYEAELVVVIGKEAKDVAAEQVMECVFGYACGHDVSARDWQKGRPGGQWLLGKTFDTFAPVGPCVTLRQELPDPSNLRVQMELNGEIVQDSTTAQLIFDIPTVVAHLSKFVTLKPGDLIFTGTPPGVGDAKDPPVYLKPGDRCSVIVEGIGTLTNQTTSA